One window from the genome of Choloepus didactylus isolate mChoDid1 chromosome 2, mChoDid1.pri, whole genome shotgun sequence encodes:
- the MLLT11 gene encoding protein AF1q — MRDPVSSQYSSFLFWRMPIPELDLSELEGLGLSGTATYKIKGSSAGKMTGPATEAEQEKTPEGDDALLQYSTFNFWRAPIASIHSFELDLL, encoded by the coding sequence ATGAGGGATCCTGTGAGTAGCCAGTAcagctcctttctcttttggagGATGCCCATCCCAGAACTGGATCTGTCGGAGCTAGAAGGCCTGGGTCTGTCAGGTACAGCCACCTACAAGATCAAGGGCAGCAGCGCTGGCAAAATGACCGGGCCAGCAACTGAAGCAGAGCAGGAGAAAACCCCTGAAGGCGATGATGCCCTCCTCCAGTACAGCACCTTCAACTTCTGGAGAGCTCCCATTGCCAGCATCCACTCCTTCGAGCTGGACTTGCTCTAA
- the CDC42SE1 gene encoding CDC42 small effector protein 1 has protein sequence MSEFWHKLGCCVVEKPQPKKKRRRIDRTMIGEPMNFVHLTHIGSGEMGAGDGLAMTGAVQEQMRSKGNRDRPWSNSRGL, from the exons ATGAGTGAATTTTGGCACAAACTGGGCTGCTGCGTGGTAGAGAAACCCCAGCCG aagaagaagaggagaaggattGATCGGACCATGATTGGGGAACCAATGAATTTCGTCCACCTGACTCACATTGGCTCTGGGGAGATGGGTGCTGGAGATGGACTTGCCATG ACAGGTGCAGTTCAGGAGCAGATGAGATCTAAGGGAAATCGGGACAGGCCGTGGAGCAATTCTAGGGGCTTGTAG
- the C2H1orf56 gene encoding protein MENT: MVPAAGALLWALLLSLGSRAAGAEDQTPTPAGLQRVSFRSGGPMASSSRSTSRTSRFPKSRVTLEEVDEEDPMADEDAATADSPAVPAAAELLAASVAKGVTHQPESGEEEGALEHEVEINARKNNSDEESHKMTGMVEGHSGFPANTRPPEIRLTTGLPPASSKSTTDRLVTDVSLNRWSTAGATPNRWSSTSGTAMPPAEELRLVLLPWGPWHCHCKSGTMSRTRAGKLQGLSGRLRAGALSQIRTEHRPCTYQQCPCNREREECPLDADLCPDCKTREQPSYIFSPRPTPSPALAFWKRVRIGLEEIWNSLSSVFTEMQPTEQKQR, translated from the exons ATGGTCCCCGCCGCCGGCGCGCTGCTCTGGGCCCTGCTGCTGAGTCTCGGGTCCCGGGCGGCGGGGGCCGAAGACCAGACCCCGACTCCGGCCGGGCTACAGCGGGTCAGTTTCCGCTCTGGGGGCCCTATGGCCAGCAGCTCCCGGTCCACCTCCCGAACCAGTAGGTTCCCGAAATCGAGGGTAACTCTGGAGGAGGTGGACGAGGAAGACCCCATGGCCGACGAAGACGCGGCCACCGCTGACAGTCCGGCAGTCCCAGCCGCCGCCGAGCTCTTGGCCGCCTCTGTGGCCAAAGGCGTCACCCACCAGCCGGAGTCcggggaggaggaaggggcttTGGAACATGAGGTTGAGATTAACGCCAGGAAGAATAACTCCGACGAGGAGTCTCACAAAATGACCGGTATGGTGGAGGGTCATTCGGGGTTTCCAGCGAATACTCGGCCGCCGGAAATCAGGCTGACAACAGGCCTGCCTCCTGCCTCATCGAAGTCTACCACGGACCGGTTGGTCACTGACGTCAGCCTGAACCGGTGGTCGACAGCCGGGGCCACCCCGAACCGGTGGTCATCAACCTCCGGGACAGCCATGCCGCCTGCCGAAGAGTTGCGGCTGGTGCTGCTGCCCTGGGGTCCGTGGCACTGCCACTGCAAGTCGGGCACCATGAGCCGGACCCGGGCGGGGAAGTTGCAGGGCCTGTCCGGGCGCCTTCGAGCTGGGGCGTTAAGCCAAATCCGCACCGAGCACCGGCCTTGCACCTACCAGCAATGTCCGTGCAACCGGGAACGTGAGGAGTGCCCCCTGGATGCAGATCTCTGTCCTGACTGCAAAACTAGAGAACAGCCCAGTTACATATTCAGCCCCAGACCCACCCCCAGTCCCGCTCTTGCTTTTTGGAAACGGGTCAGGATTGGACTGGAGGAAATTTGGAACAGCCTCTCTTCAGTGTTCACAGAGATGCAACCA ACAGAGCAAAAGCAGAGATAA
- the BNIPL gene encoding bcl-2/adenovirus E1B 19 kDa-interacting protein 2-like protein, whose product MGTIQEAGEKTLDLGENTEAAESGAALRLGELELKEEWQDEEFPRLLPEEAGPSEEPEDSKEGSEAGTPTTLALCGQRPMRKRLSAPELQLNLTEGTGDNETSSTLSAPSSPDGSSDLEIDELETPSDSEQLDSGHEFEWEDELPQTESMGAIEAAESLGRGCMWDVAGEDGRRWRVFRTGQREQRVDMTVIEPYKKVLSHGGYHGDGLNAVILFASCYLPRSSIPNYTYVMEHLFRYIVGTLELLVAENYLLVHLSGSTSRAQVPTLSWIRQCYLTLDRRLRKNLRALVVVHATWYVKAFLALLRPFISSKFTRKIRYLDSLGELAQLISLDQVHIPEAVRQLDQELHGSGRTLHRTG is encoded by the exons ATGGGAACTATACAAGAGGCAGGGGAAAAGACACTAGATCTTGG GGAGAACACAGAAGCAGCAGAATCAGGAGCAGCCCTGAGACTTGGGGAGCTGGAGTTGAAGGAAGAATGGCAGGATGAAGAATTCCCCCG ATTGCTTCCTGAGGAGGCTGGCCCTTCTGAAGAACCTGAAGACTCCAAAGAAGGCTCAGAGGCAG GTACTCCCACCACCTTAGCCCTGTGTGGCCAGCGCCCCATGCGTAAGCGTCTCTCTGCCCCAGAATTGCAACTGAATCTGACTGAGGGGACTGGAGATAATGAAACTTCTTCCACCCTTTCTGCACCTTCCTCTCCTGATGGCAGTTCTGACCTGGAGATAGACGAATTGGAGACACCTTCAGACTCAGAGCAGTTGGACAGCGGACATGAGTTTGAATGGGAAG ATGAGCTGCCCCAAACAGAGAGCATGGGGGCCATTGAGGCAGCCGAAAGCCTGGGCCGGGGTTGTATGTGGGATGTGGCTGGAGAAGATGGTCGCCGTTGGAGGGTGTTCCGAACAGGACAGCGGGAGCAGCGAGTGGACATGACTGTCATTGAACCCTATAAGAAAGTCCTATCTCATGGAG GTTACCATGGTGATGGCCTCAATGCTGTCATCCTCTTTGCTTCCTGTTACCTACCCAGAAGCAGCATCCCCAACTACACCTATGTCATGGAACATTTGTTTAG GTATATAGTGGGAACTCTGGAGCTGCTGGTAGCTGAAAATTATCTGCTTGTTCACTTGAGTGGAAGCACAAGCAGGGCCCAAGTTCCAACTCTGAGCTGGATACGCCAATGTTACCTTACCCTGGATCGGCG GCTCCGGAAAAACTTGCGAGCCTTGGTGGTTGTCCACGCTACGTGGTATGTGAAGGCATTTCTGGCACTGCTTCGGCCCTTCATCAG TTCCAAGTTCACACGAAAGATCCGTTATCTGGACAGCCTAGGGGAGCTGGCCCAACTCATCTCCCTGGATCAGGTCCACATCCCTGAAGCTGTCAGACA GTTGGACCAGGAGCTCCATGGCTCAGGAAGGACGCTGCACAGGACTGGGTAA